Proteins from a genomic interval of Uloborus diversus isolate 005 chromosome 4, Udiv.v.3.1, whole genome shotgun sequence:
- the LOC129219950 gene encoding coiled-coil domain-containing protein 40-like — MQEIEENNKLVSNADMENKNELEEDSKGMTNAGEEIKNQDMLMSDENADVSSNDNSDSTSKAPLTKDTSKSVRKKVLDPSHPLMIKYQKDLRERLLSLLQETDEQIIELNRTVNAQMRESSQLKTKSYVLQKEVKLEEEKLQKCCVKYEEQTQKKQQLLLKCENIRKDVVTTEEKRTDERKKDTELQARLEDLAFEVVQLTSLRMETLTDAKNLKRAVEKTTKDKEQLELQKLRQDLLISRLENDKYNLEDKINLYKRQWAIKKEEINDLRRELEAANMEMQTINFEKQQIVSQWRQSLASLEKHDRILSEIRSSVSTFEDTLQTLNTDITVQKKAVRKELERNESLTSQLRFRESDIASVRKDLSNSDERSNQMEENLSLVEKIIEITQNELNFSNDKKMSLEKELESRERLIVRAWQLQKQLEKKQMDIIHDKITLTKASKNTERLIGEQSTLKHGENDMYKKKQVIMGRKKVQLEADVVKEEKCIKEIEKKKQSVEKELYHINKLLHQKKEFQEALKQSSDLSRDDFVKTLKEKEMHYLQKQSELGYFRKKKRKHFRKLIDIQTEILNWEGKVHLAEETRRVLKSKANLEDFSNLKSEIRRFNVKLDQIKREQESLVKQMSKAVYRHTALFIEADKQALFGRRRKTPDYVQTRIKSNLKKLHENKKILEGFRKERDSLATAETRLNDAIDAENQTTLDFMNKISSYENNTDRKQREKRQAVLQLSFKQKRTKLLQKVLDNTYIRAVRNETQRPTEIQKVQNALRTIHVISQAAMNEYHELTKELGKIIDYIFVSKYI, encoded by the exons ATGCAGGAAATTGAGGAAAATAACAAACTGGTGTCTAATGCAgacatggaaaataaaaatgagcttgAAGAAGACTCTAAAGGGATGACTAATGCAGGTGAAGAAATCAAGAATCAGGACATGCTGATGAGTGATGAAAACGCAGATGTATCTTCTAACGATAACTCAGATTCTACTTCGAAAGCTCCATTAACTAAGGATACCTCAAAATCAGTTAGAAAAAAGGTTCTAGACCCCAGTCATCCATTGAtgataaaatatcaaaaagacTTGAGAGAAAGATTATTGAGTCTTCTTCAAGAAACAGATGAACAAATTATTGAACTAAACAGAACTGTAAACGCACAAATGAGGGAAAGTTCACAGCTCAAAACGAAGAGCTATGTTCTTCAAAAGGAGGTTAAACTAGAGGAAGAGAAGCTGCAGAAGTGTTGTGTGAAGTATGAAGAGCAAACTCAGAAGAAGCAGCAGTTATTGCTCAAGTGTGAAAATATCAGAAAAGATGTGGTTACCACTGAAGAGAAACGTACTGATGAAAGGAAAAAAGACACTGAATTGCAAGCAAGGTTAGAAGATCTAGCTTTTGAAGTTGTTCAACTAACCTCTTTACGGATGGAAACACTGACAGACGCAAAAAATCTTAAACGTGCTGTTGAGAAAACCACCAAAGACAAGGAACAACTTGAGCTCCAGAAGTTGAGACAGGATCTGTTAATATCAAGGCTTGAAAATGATAAATATAATTTGGAAgataaaattaatctttataaaAGACAGTGGgctattaaaaaagaagaaataaacgaCCTGAGGAGAGAATTAGAGGCTGCAAATATGGAAATGCAGACCATAAATTTTGAGAAGCAGCAAATTGTCAGTCAATGGCGGCAAAGTTTGGCATCACTGGAAAAGCACGATCGAATTCTATCTGAAATTCGTTCATCCGTGAGCACATTTGAAGACACCCTTCAAACCTTGAATACGGACATAACAGTTCAGAAGAAAGCTGTGCGCAAGGAATTGGAAAGGAATGAATCTCTCACAAGTCAGTTACGGTTTCGAGAATCAGATATTGCCAGCGTCCGCAAAGATCTTTCGAATTCTGATGAACGTTCCAATCAGATGGAGGAAAATTTATCTCTCGTAGAAAAAATAATTGAGATTACGCAAAATGAGCTGAATTTCTCAAATGATAAAAAGATGTCGTTAGAAAAGGAACTAGAAAGTAGAGAAAGACTTATTGTGAGAGCTTGGCAACTGCAGAAGCAATTGGAAAAGAAGCAAATGGATATTATACATGACAAAATCACCTTAACAAAAGCATCAAAGAATACAGAAAGACTCATTGGTGAG CAAAGTACTCTGAAGCATGGGGAAAATGATATGTACAAGAAAAAGCAAGTCATTATGGGAAGGAAAAAGGTGCAGTTAGAAGCTGATGTAGTAAAAGAAGAGAAATGCATCAAGGAAATTGAGAAGAAAAAACAGTCCGTGGAAAAGGAGCTGTATCACATAAACAAACTTCTGCATCAGAAGAAAGAATTCCAAGAGGCTCTAAAACAATCGTCTGATTTATCGAGAGATGATTTTGTTAAGACattgaaagaaaaggaaatgcATTACCTCCAAAAGCAAAGCGAACTGGGATATTTTCGGAAGAAGAAGCGAAAGCATTTCCGCAAATTAATCGATATACAAACCGAAATACTCAACTGGGAAGGTAAAGTCCACTTAGCAGAGGAAACaagaagagttttgaaatcaaagGCAAATCTTGAAGACTTTTCGAATTTAAAAAGCGAAATTCGACGGTTCAATGTCAAATTGGATCAAATCAAACGAGAACAGGAAAGCTTAGTGAAGCAAATGAGCAAAGCTGTATATAGGCACACAGCTCTGTTTATTGAAGCTGATAAACAGGCATTATTTGGAAGGAGGAGAAAAACTCCCGATTATGTACAGACCAGGATAAAGTCAAATTTGAAGAAgttacatgaaaataaaaaaatattggaggGCTTCAGAAAAGAAAGGGATTCTTTAGCTACTGCAGAAACTCGTCTTAATGATGCCATTGATGCTGAAAATCAAACCACTTTGgattttatgaacaaaataagCTCTTATGAAAACAACACAGACAGGAAACAACGAGAAAAAAGACAAGCTGTTCTTCAGCTTTCCTTTAAGCAAAAGAGAACGAAGCTTTTACAGAAGGTTCTCGACAACACTTATATTAGAGCGGTTCGGAACGAAACGCAGAGGCCTACAGAAAtccaaaaagttcaaaatgcaTTGCGCACTATTCATGTCATTTCTCAAGCAGCTATGAATGAATATCATGAGTTAACCAAAGAACTTGGTAAAATAATTGACTATATTTTCGTGTCCAAATATATTTGA
- the LOC129219951 gene encoding dermonecrotic toxin StSicTox-betaIB1i-like, producing MVNSIEQVTRYLDLGANAIEADIQFHPNGSVKEVYHGFPCDCFRTCTRSANLAEYLKYVRRITDPSVTGSYANRMVLQFLDLKMSSSGNPRISGKDIARHVLDHLWSKDGSRKQEIAYKPGK from the coding sequence ATGGTGAACAGCATCGAGCAGGTGACTCGCTACTTGGATCTTGGTGCAAATGCCATCGAAGCAGACATCCAGTTCCACCCAAACGGATCTGTCAAAGAAGTCTACCACGGATTCCCCTGTGACTGCTTCAGAACTTGCACCAGAAGTGCGAATCTGgcagaatatttaaaatacgTACGTCGTATCACAGATCCATCCGTTACAGGGAGCTATGCGAACCGGATGGTCTTGCAGTTCCTGGACCTCAAGATGAGCAGTTCTGGTAATCCGCGGATATCTGGAAAAGATATCGCCAGACatgttttagaccatctttggagCAAAGATGGAAGTCGTAAACAAGAG